Proteins encoded together in one Lathyrus oleraceus cultivar Zhongwan6 chromosome 5, CAAS_Psat_ZW6_1.0, whole genome shotgun sequence window:
- the LOC127080408 gene encoding uncharacterized mitochondrial protein AtMg00810-like, producing MILVRLYVDDILLIGSCSNDIATFKKLLMNKFEMIDLENMTYFLGMKIMYYDKGIILHQLKYELELLKRFEPMNYKSTITHAETNHKLDSDVEGDDVDATIFKHLVGLLRYLCNTIPVICYVVGMVSRFMNKPKWSNYQAALRILRYVKGTLKYEVLILSGAKTESEMMCYSKSDWCEDRVVIRSTYGYLFKYLRGPISWCSKK from the coding sequence ATGATTTTGGTGcgtctctatgttgatgacatattgctaatTGGGAGTTGTTCAAATGATATAGCTACGTTCAAGAAGCTGTTGATGAATAAGTTTGAGATGATTGATCTAGAAAATATGACATATTTTCTAGGGATGAAGATTATGTACTATGACAAGGGTATAATCTTGCATCAactgaagtatgaacttgagcttctgaagagatttgagccGATGAATTACAAATCTACAATCACACATGCTGAGACAAATCACAAGCTTGATTCTGATGTTGagggtgatgatgtagatgctacaaTATTTAAACATTTGGTAGGTTTATTGAGGTACCTCTGCAATACCATACCTGTCATTTGTTATGTAGTTGGAATGGTGAGTAGGTTTATGAACAAACCAAAATGGTCAAATTACCAAGCTGCTTTGAGGATATTAAGGTATGTTAAGGGGACTCTGAAGTATGAAGTTTTGATCCTTTCTGGTGCTAAAACCGAGTCAGAGATGATGTGCTATTCAAAATCTGATTGGTGTGAAGATAGAGTTGTCATAAGAAGTACTTATGGATATCTTTTCAAGTATCTACGAGGTCCTATTTCTTGGTGCTCCAAGAAGTAA